Below is a window of Enterobacter kobei DNA.
GCCTGACTTCTAACAGCCTGGTCATTCAGACATCAGAGGGTATAGCGGTAGTGGATCGTGGCCTGGTCGTGCGGCAGGGCGACGTTCTGCTCGCCACTCTGGACGGTCGTAGCTATTTCGGTAAGGTCATGGGGCAGGCGTTCATCACGCATGATGGTGATGCGATAGAGGGGGAATGTCTGGATGAGCTTCAGGTGATCGGCGTCGTTACGTATTTCGTCACCGACACGCGGAACGGGCAGGATGATGACTGCCCGGTGATGTGATGGGGCATATATGGGGCATAAAGCATCACTCGTTCTAACTCGAATTTAGACGACTGATGTTTTGGTCGACGCTAACAGCCTGTTTTGTGGTGCGCTCTTGGGCGATCTTTGTCGATTATTAAAAATGCACGGTCATATGATGTCGATGCAGGTGTAGTATTTACGCTGCACGACAGGAAGGATGAAGCGCCGCCCCGAAAGGGCGGCGTTTGTTTATTTCTGGATCAGATACCGAATGGTTGGCCCGTCCTGCTGAATATCCAGCACGGTGTAGCCGTGGTTTTGCGCATCCAGCGGGATGTTGTTGATTGACTGCGGGCAGTCGCTGACCACTTCCAGAATTTCGCCTTTTTTCAGCTGCGGCATCGCTTCCAGCGTGGCGACTGCCGGATAAGGGCAGGGTTCGCCCACCATATCCAGGCGGTAATCAGGCACGATAGTTTTCATGCTGGCTCCTTAATGGCGACGCGCGCCGCTCGTTTGAAGAAATGTTTTTCCCAGGCCACCATCAGCAGGAACGCCGCCAGCAGCATGGCGTAGGTGACCAGCAGCCCGCCGAGCGGACCAAAGGTATTAAGCAGGTTAATCTTATCCCAGCTTGTCGCCAGCGGAGCGGACAAATCGTCCCAGAAATACGCCAGCAGGGTAGAGCCGATCACGTTGCCGAGACCCACCCACCAGTAATGCACCTGACCTTCCACCGCGCGGTACATCCAGCCGGTTTCACAGCCGCCCGCCAGGACAATACCAAAGCCAAACAGCAGACCGCCGAGCACCGCATTCGGGCCTGCCCACATGATTTTCGGCTCCACGCCTAACTGTACATAGCTGTAAATGCCGATGGCGCTGACCGCCATTCCCAGCACAATGGCTTTTGCCAGATGCGTGCGACCGGTGATCCACATATCACGGAACGCCGAGGTAAAGCAGATCTGTGCTCGTTCAATCAATAAACCAAAGCCCACGCCGAACAGCATGGCGAGGCCCAGTTTCGGTTTATCCATCGCCGTTAACAGCGCCCAGCCGATCATGCCGATAAACACCAGCATGCCAAGGCGAAAACGACGTCGCGCCTGTTCGGGCTTCTGGGTCAACGGCGAGGCGCTGGAGACTTTCTGCATTTTTACCGGAATACGGAAGATGGGCAGCAGGGTAACGCGTGCACCAAACCAGGTGCCGACGGCGGTCGCGAGGGCGAAGAACCAGGCGTGCAAAGAGAACTGCGGAATGCCGGTAAAGAAGGCCGCCAGATTACAGCCCATTGCCAGACGCGCGCCAAACCCGGCAATAATACCGCCGACAA
It encodes the following:
- a CDS encoding S24/S26 family peptidase, with amino-acid sequence MGFPSPAADYVSATLTADTICGLTSNSLVIQTSEGIAVVDRGLVVRQGDVLLATLDGRSYFGKVMGQAFITHDGDAIEGECLDELQVIGVVTYFVTDTRNGQDDDCPVM
- the yedF gene encoding sulfurtransferase-like selenium metabolism protein YedF; protein product: MKTIVPDYRLDMVGEPCPYPAVATLEAMPQLKKGEILEVVSDCPQSINNIPLDAQNHGYTVLDIQQDGPTIRYLIQK
- the yedE gene encoding selenium metabolism membrane protein YedE/FdhT — translated: MSWQQFKQAWLIKFWAPAPAVIAAGILSTYYFGITGTFWAVTGEFTRWGGQLLQLMGVHAEEWGYYKLIHLEGTPLTRIDGMMIIGMFGGCFAAALWANNVKLRMPRNRIRIAQAIVGGIIAGFGARLAMGCNLAAFFTGIPQFSLHAWFFALATAVGTWFGARVTLLPIFRIPVKMQKVSSASPLTQKPEQARRRFRLGMLVFIGMIGWALLTAMDKPKLGLAMLFGVGFGLLIERAQICFTSAFRDMWITGRTHLAKAIVLGMAVSAIGIYSYVQLGVEPKIMWAGPNAVLGGLLFGFGIVLAGGCETGWMYRAVEGQVHYWWVGLGNVIGSTLLAYFWDDLSAPLATSWDKINLLNTFGPLGGLLVTYAMLLAAFLLMVAWEKHFFKRAARVAIKEPA